The nucleotide sequence CTTTGCTTGCTTGCCATATAAAACAAGCTGTAGAGCATCTAAAAATGTCGTTTTACCGCCACCGTTTAACCCACCAAATAAGATAACAGGTTTATCTTTAGTTACGGTTAGGTCTATTTCATGAAAGCCTTTGTAAATACCAAAATTTTCAATAGTTAATTGCTTAATAATCATCACTTAATTCCTCTGTTTCAATAAGTAATGAGCTATAACCTTCTTCTTTAATAGATTTTGTAACCATTATTATTTTTTCTTCAATTGCCTGTTTCTCTTCATCTTCTAAATTTGGAGAGTTATTCAAATGTATTTGTAAACGATGACGCTCGCGTTCTAAAGCAAATTGTTTTGCTTCAAACAGGGTGTTAAATGCGCCGGTATCTAAACTTTTATTCAGTTCATCGGATAAATTTGCGCGGCGTAATTGGTTTCTATGTTTGTTTGCAATTGACATAACTGCACGCATTTGTTGATAGAGTAGACCGTCTTCATCACCTTGTTCTTTGCAATGTGCTTTTAATTTATCGAGTACGTCTAAATTTAAAATCGGGTGGTGCGCACGTTTTTTACCTGGGTAGCTTTGCTTAAGAGCTTTTTCATAAATTCTAGGTACGTTGTCTTCAACTTCATGTTTTTCTTCAAGCCAAATACGACGGATTTCTTCTAAATCTTCTAATGTTAATAGCTCTAAGTTTTTTACTTCTTCTGGACCTAATTCCTGAACCGCAATTTGTGCTTCTAACACCTTCGCTAATAAGTGCTCACGAAAAGATTGAATATAAGGGCCTGGTACTAAGTCTGCACCGTGCTTTGAAACATGTACGGTTAGGTTGCCTTTCATGCGTCTAAAATCACGGTTGGCTTTATCTCGTGTTAGTTTCTCTATTTTTTTTGCTCTATTAGAATCGTTAACTTCAATTTCATTACGAAGTGAAACAAGTGGGTACATCCACTCTTTTTCTTCATCGTTAGCTATCATGGCATTCATCGATTTATCTTCAGATACCATGGTACATACATAACAACCAAAGCGGCTATCACCACAACTTTGTGTACTTTTGTCAACGACTAAAGGACATTCACCACCTTCAG is from Colwellia sp. Arc7-635 and encodes:
- the dndC gene encoding DNA phosphorothioation system sulfurtransferase DndC, which produces MGFPNHDLMGMYQGATEGGECPLVVDKSTQSCGDSRFGCYVCTMVSEDKSMNAMIANDEEKEWMYPLVSLRNEIEVNDSNRAKKIEKLTRDKANRDFRRMKGNLTVHVSKHGADLVPGPYIQSFREHLLAKVLEAQIAVQELGPEEVKNLELLTLEDLEEIRRIWLEEKHEVEDNVPRIYEKALKQSYPGKKRAHHPILNLDVLDKLKAHCKEQGDEDGLLYQQMRAVMSIANKHRNQLRRANLSDELNKSLDTGAFNTLFEAKQFALERERHRLQIHLNNSPNLEDEEKQAIEEKIIMVTKSIKEEGYSSLLIETEELSDDY